The proteins below come from a single Macrobrachium rosenbergii isolate ZJJX-2024 unplaced genomic scaffold, ASM4041242v1 13875, whole genome shotgun sequence genomic window:
- the LOC136837870 gene encoding uncharacterized protein, producing the protein MLQSHLDHFVGRFSNTALSKEAASPTLSRSISDNFIDIGSDCRGTISNSFAVDLCGVQGCSEHGRIAKDEVEEGDYKLVAYKHNRLPFGLKSSPALLMLGLYKILIVDAETDPPELQKLKRLIYSLSYMDNLAVTANSTEDLQWAFINLSSIFAPYKIYLQQFFTNSSFTNSSLQEDLDVMSETSTDDKVKLLGLSWMRDSDTLATIKLNLNPEATTKRQILSTIASNFDVLNFNAPLLNRARLFFQRLQYRSDLDWDTHLTMDLQREWTNITNQVNSAPEIKVPRGMGKRSDSYKLIGFTDASKQMYATVIYMKNLDSGKVSFVLSKNKLLNKTVAIKSIPCLEFLAVALGVEVLHDLRQELSGPSAS; encoded by the exons ATGTTGCAGTCACACCTTGACCATTTTGTTGGAAG ATTCAGCAACACGGCCTTATCCAAAGAAGCTGCATCTCCAACACTCTCTCGCTctatttctgataattttatagatattggAAGTGATTGCAGAGGTACCATTTCAAATTCCTTTGCAGTTGATCTCTGTGGAGTTCAGGGTTGTAGTGAACACGGACGTATTGCCAAAGATGAAGTCGAGGAAG GAGATTACAAACTTGTTGCTTACAAACACAACAGGCTACCTTTTGGCCTTAAATCAAGCCCAGCATTACTTATGTTAGGTCTCTACAAGATTCTCATTGTAGATGCAGAGACAGACCCTCCTGAATTGCAAAAGTTGAAGAGGTTGATATACAGTTTGTCTTATATGGATAACCTAGCTGTGACAGCAAATTCAACTGAAGATCTCCAATGGgcttttattaatttgtcaagcATATTTGCTCCTTACAAAATCTACTTGCAACAGTTTTTTACAAACTCTTCTTTTACAAACTCTTCTTTGCAAGAGGACTTGGATGTAATGTCAGAAACGTCCACTGATGATAAAGTGAAACTTTTGGGTCTTTCATGGATGAGAGATAGTGACACCCTTGCCACTATAAAACTTAATCTGAACCCAGAAGCTACAACAAAGCGTCAGATTTTATCAACCATTGCTTCTAATTTTGATGTGTTAAATTTTAATGCCCCACTTTTAAATAGGGCTAGACTATTTTTTCAGAGACTACAATACAGGAGTGATTTGGATTGGGATACTCACCTTACCATGGACTTGCAAAGAGAATGGACAAATATCACTAATCAAGTGAATTCTGCTCCTGAAATAAAAGTACCACGAGGTATGGGCAAGAGATCTGATTCATATAAACTCATTGGTTTCACCGATGCTTCAAAGCAAATGTATGCTACAGTTATCTACATGAAGAATCTCGACTCAGGCAAAGTAAGTTTTGTACTTTCAAAGAACAAGCTTCTGAACAAAACTGTTGCCATTAAATCTATCCCTTGCTTGGAATTTTTGGCTGTTGCACTTGGAGTTGAAGTTCTTCATGACCTAAGACAGGAATTGTCAGGCCCTAGTGcttcttaa